One Halostagnicola kamekurae DNA segment encodes these proteins:
- a CDS encoding polysaccharide biosynthesis C-terminal domain-containing protein gives MTNVIPVGRSSVGALLSTVALSPILYRLLGTAAFGEYSFLLAVFAIYTAAVSVGVPDGIRTTLSANRRTDSSGRLVVAHALAAIGLAVLGAVALALATRTAVFDTIFGAGARPYFFVFSALVITTQIREFTRQTLAGLGLEAQAERLPILESVAVAVVVLPFVAVGFDVFGALAAHLVASVFVSIAGVRLIARRVSLSELGARSRSGSWLEQIRLDPLTAVRTVVLVALAHVGVVLLYRFVDAAAAGTYRIALTLASILFVVPLVLRPLSADSRAESWSRNGAGPRSNPVGVTIRYTFVLAAWSAVVLASLADVVVPALFGPAATSAVGPLVVMLPGAFGAALAGPVQTAVRADDGRRYSVAATAGAAGLFVAASLVLIPNFGVQGAAAATSIGYGSLFAFHLASARALDLEPLAGARLGRTALASALAAVPAVGFSAAITNGWLAVAIVPPVALALVFGFGVLVGAVDLEVPFEALAAAPDPVGGWADAAYRRFDGLDADAIPINWVQRLLILVGVSLLVTGLFVGLLGSGIESLRF, from the coding sequence GTGACGAACGTTATCCCGGTCGGCCGCTCGAGCGTCGGCGCTCTCCTGAGTACCGTCGCTTTGTCACCGATTCTGTACCGGCTGTTAGGCACCGCCGCGTTCGGCGAGTACTCGTTTCTGCTCGCGGTGTTCGCGATCTATACCGCCGCGGTGAGCGTGGGCGTTCCCGACGGGATCCGGACCACCCTGTCCGCGAACCGACGGACGGACTCGAGCGGACGGCTCGTCGTCGCGCACGCACTCGCCGCGATCGGGCTGGCAGTGCTCGGTGCAGTCGCGCTCGCGCTCGCTACCCGAACCGCCGTCTTCGACACGATTTTCGGCGCCGGTGCGAGGCCGTATTTCTTCGTGTTCAGCGCGCTCGTGATCACGACCCAGATTAGAGAGTTCACCAGACAGACGCTGGCCGGACTCGGTCTCGAGGCCCAGGCCGAACGGCTCCCGATACTCGAGTCGGTCGCCGTCGCCGTCGTCGTCCTCCCGTTCGTCGCCGTCGGATTCGACGTCTTCGGCGCGCTCGCGGCACATCTGGTGGCGAGTGTCTTCGTCTCTATCGCGGGAGTCCGCCTCATCGCCCGACGCGTGTCGCTTTCCGAGCTGGGCGCTCGATCCAGATCCGGATCCTGGCTCGAGCAGATTCGGCTCGACCCGCTGACGGCCGTTCGCACCGTTGTGTTGGTGGCACTCGCTCACGTCGGCGTCGTGCTCCTGTACCGATTCGTCGACGCCGCAGCGGCCGGCACGTACCGCATCGCGCTTACGCTCGCGTCGATACTCTTCGTCGTTCCGCTCGTACTCCGACCGCTGTCTGCTGATTCCCGCGCCGAATCGTGGTCCCGGAACGGAGCGGGGCCCCGGTCCAATCCCGTCGGCGTGACGATTCGATACACGTTCGTCTTGGCCGCCTGGAGCGCGGTCGTCCTCGCGTCGCTCGCGGACGTCGTGGTCCCCGCTCTCTTCGGCCCCGCGGCGACGAGTGCCGTCGGGCCGCTCGTGGTGATGCTACCCGGCGCGTTCGGGGCGGCGCTCGCCGGGCCCGTGCAAACGGCTGTCAGGGCTGACGACGGACGCCGGTACTCGGTCGCCGCGACAGCGGGCGCGGCGGGGCTCTTCGTCGCGGCGAGTCTCGTACTGATCCCGAACTTCGGTGTACAGGGCGCAGCCGCCGCGACCAGTATCGGCTACGGATCGCTGTTCGCGTTTCACCTCGCGAGCGCTCGAGCGCTCGATCTCGAGCCGCTCGCCGGCGCTCGACTCGGGCGGACCGCTCTGGCGAGTGCGCTCGCGGCGGTTCCGGCCGTCGGCTTCTCGGCGGCGATCACGAACGGGTGGCTCGCGGTCGCGATCGTTCCTCCGGTCGCGCTCGCGCTGGTGTTCGGCTTCGGGGTTCTCGTCGGGGCCGTCGACCTCGAGGTGCCCTTCGAAGCGCTCGCGGCGGCACCCGACCCCGTCGGCGGCTGGGCCGACGCGGCGTATCGGCGCTTCGACGGACTCGATGCCGACGCGATCCCGATAAACTGGGTTCAGCGCCTGCTCATCCTGGTCGGGGTCTCCCTGCTCGTGACCGGCCTCTTCGTCGGCCTGCTCGGATCCGGCATCGAAAGCCTGCGATTCTGA
- a CDS encoding glycosyltransferase family 2 protein — MYREATVGVVLPAYNEEGFVGDVIREIPEYVDRIYAIDDQSTDGTWEEILAAARAESGAQTGAISSTVVDGDHSRGGDDQPHAADDHSRAAANQPGTEDDQPRADGGPEPLTTRATLHDSIGRVLPIQHRENMGAGGAIKTGYLAALEEGVTVTATIDADGQMDLSQLPRLLDPIVEGRADYAKGNRLLDREYRAAMPRFRFVGNSMLTFLTKVASGYWKTMDPQNGYTAISHEALEAVDVPSLYEYYGYCNDLLVKLNVDEMRVADVGMPAVYGDEESSIEYSTYIPNVSLMLLRDFLWRLKTKHLVTDFHPLALFYLFGAGTTALGVVAACLTVVDAVGQNGPVLASGITSALVCCLGVSLLLFAMVFDMAESEQLEQQFPQ; from the coding sequence ATGTACCGCGAAGCCACCGTCGGCGTCGTCCTCCCCGCGTACAACGAGGAGGGGTTCGTCGGCGACGTCATCCGGGAGATCCCCGAGTACGTCGATCGGATCTACGCGATCGACGACCAGTCGACCGACGGGACGTGGGAGGAGATCCTCGCGGCCGCTCGAGCGGAGTCCGGAGCGCAGACCGGAGCGATCTCGTCGACAGTCGTCGACGGCGATCACTCTCGCGGAGGGGACGATCAGCCCCACGCCGCGGACGACCACTCCCGCGCCGCGGCCAATCAGCCCGGCACCGAGGACGATCAACCCCGAGCCGACGGCGGGCCGGAGCCGCTTACCACCCGGGCGACCCTCCACGATTCGATCGGGCGGGTCCTCCCGATTCAGCACCGAGAGAACATGGGAGCCGGCGGCGCGATCAAAACCGGCTACCTCGCCGCGCTCGAGGAGGGCGTGACCGTGACGGCGACGATCGACGCCGACGGGCAGATGGACCTCTCGCAGCTCCCGCGACTGCTCGATCCGATCGTCGAGGGACGCGCCGATTACGCGAAGGGGAACCGGTTGCTCGACCGAGAGTACCGCGCGGCGATGCCGCGGTTCCGGTTCGTCGGGAACTCGATGTTGACGTTCCTGACGAAGGTCGCCTCGGGGTACTGGAAGACGATGGACCCACAGAACGGCTACACCGCGATCTCTCACGAGGCACTCGAGGCCGTCGACGTCCCCTCGCTCTACGAGTACTACGGCTACTGTAACGACCTGCTAGTCAAACTCAACGTCGACGAGATGCGGGTCGCGGACGTCGGAATGCCGGCGGTCTACGGCGACGAGGAGTCGAGCATCGAGTACTCGACGTACATTCCGAACGTGTCGTTGATGCTGCTTCGGGACTTCCTCTGGCGGTTGAAGACGAAGCATCTCGTGACCGATTTCCACCCGTTGGCGCTGTTCTACCTCTTCGGTGCGGGGACGACCGCACTCGGCGTCGTCGCCGCGTGCCTGACGGTCGTCGATGCCGTCGGACAGAACGGCCCGGTACTCGCGAGCGGTATCACGAGCGCGCTCGTCTGCTGTCTCGGCGTTTCGCTGTTGCTGTTTGCGATGGTGTTCGACATGGCAGAGAGCGAGCAGTTGGAACAACAGTTTCCGCAGTGA
- a CDS encoding polysaccharide deacetylase family protein, whose product MTKRNRRSFIAAAAVGATAGLAGCVSEVRESLPFQTDDSETGGNGDEDDDGGNGDDDEQLPGESIATFEDLEQWEPMLENNGLEAASDDSYAGSQSAKLTADESTEYAGIERTITGGMDLSGRNLSLAVKFTGREQLHLTVDLLAPGSNSVHSLTRSLIGPRNRWVRVDLGTTGVDSHTDLSSVHEIRIAARRRGGEDGALECQIDDLRSVSRPEKGKVMLLFDGTLESHRSEAFEPMQEHDFVGVESVIPDTVNNSGRLSYSSLQELSEGGWEMVARPGTGSSRLPDYSAEEQRQMIGETQSYLESRGFEDGARHFVTPGNVLGPNTMDILREQHEQAFRYGGSPNALPLTDPHNIGVFPGNEGDVTREYVGYAAEYGQLAVLRFEQIGDGGMAATEFEDLLTYIDEQDVEVVTASDLLET is encoded by the coding sequence ATGACGAAGCGCAATCGACGATCGTTCATAGCCGCGGCCGCTGTCGGCGCGACGGCAGGGCTTGCAGGGTGTGTTTCAGAGGTACGCGAGTCGCTTCCGTTCCAGACGGACGACTCTGAGACGGGTGGGAACGGTGACGAAGACGACGATGGTGGGAACGGCGACGACGACGAGCAATTACCCGGGGAATCGATCGCGACCTTCGAGGACCTCGAGCAGTGGGAGCCCATGCTCGAGAACAACGGACTCGAGGCCGCCTCGGACGACTCGTACGCGGGCTCGCAGTCTGCGAAACTCACCGCGGACGAGTCTACAGAGTACGCGGGTATCGAGCGAACGATCACCGGTGGAATGGATCTCAGCGGCCGCAACCTCTCGCTGGCGGTGAAGTTTACCGGCCGCGAGCAACTCCACCTGACGGTGGACTTGTTGGCTCCCGGTTCGAACAGCGTCCACTCGTTGACGCGATCGCTCATCGGCCCGCGCAATCGGTGGGTTCGCGTGGACCTCGGGACCACCGGCGTCGATTCACACACCGATCTCAGCTCCGTCCACGAGATCCGCATCGCCGCGCGCCGCCGGGGCGGCGAGGACGGCGCACTCGAGTGTCAGATAGACGACCTCCGGTCCGTCTCGCGTCCGGAGAAAGGCAAGGTCATGTTGCTGTTCGACGGGACGCTCGAGAGCCATCGCTCGGAGGCGTTCGAACCGATGCAGGAGCACGACTTCGTCGGGGTCGAGTCCGTTATCCCGGATACGGTCAACAACTCCGGTCGACTCTCCTACTCGTCGTTACAGGAGCTCTCCGAGGGCGGGTGGGAAATGGTCGCACGTCCGGGAACGGGATCGTCCCGACTGCCCGATTACTCGGCCGAGGAACAACGCCAGATGATCGGAGAGACCCAGTCCTACCTCGAGAGCCGCGGGTTCGAAGACGGCGCGCGCCACTTCGTGACTCCGGGCAACGTCCTCGGTCCGAACACGATGGACATCCTTCGAGAGCAACACGAACAGGCGTTCAGGTACGGCGGGAGTCCGAACGCTCTCCCCCTGACGGATCCGCATAACATCGGTGTCTTCCCCGGCAACGAAGGCGACGTGACCAGAGAGTACGTCGGATACGCTGCCGAGTACGGCCAGCTCGCGGTCCTTCGCTTCGAACAGATCGGCGACGGCGGGATGGCCGCCACCGAGTTCGAGGATCTCCTGACGTACATCGACGAACAGGACGTCGAAGTCGTGACGGCGAGTGACCTGCTCGAGACATGA
- a CDS encoding right-handed parallel beta-helix repeat-containing protein: protein MRGNSRFRSIDRRSYLKGCLVGVGSTLAFGGVASADHLEREYSNVVDIVDAGADPTGETPITPVLREVVDDDTLIQFPEGRYAMDEQLRLTDFDNVGFVGHDATLVPANYYQFDGPQYRLFRLGTRTAPGRDLRFEGFEIDQTAANTGIRVINAEVEDGLLVRDVVVNGIHDAGTWGPGLFNIVDPDGEGHVDCFKAPDGGVHVDSTPNEGNMWKGPTGIHVNEYHDGTLIFENCELGGFPGNGLYGFTENGQIGIDGGHFENSGTASIRLSGSRGAIRNASITVDDNPDDASGQHAIRIDDGETFHIENVTIDAPEPNGEAIRVMSDVEDVTIEDTDVSVGEGGSSAIRLDSGSGTATFSDVDVDIDGSAYAFRILGDDPGAVTLKDVSVTGDASGIPIRHAILCERDDVTFQGLTLEQTGSDERGGLYLSGDDYRIADSNLETANTAIAITGASDVTIEDTVARSSESNSVHIYADSGSVSLEDNSFPDGVRDDR from the coding sequence ATGCGAGGAAACTCACGATTTCGTTCGATAGACCGTCGATCGTACCTGAAAGGTTGTCTCGTCGGCGTCGGATCGACACTCGCGTTCGGCGGTGTCGCTTCGGCCGACCATCTCGAGAGGGAGTACAGCAACGTCGTCGACATCGTCGACGCCGGCGCGGATCCGACCGGCGAAACGCCGATCACACCCGTCTTGCGCGAGGTGGTCGACGACGATACGCTGATACAGTTCCCGGAAGGGCGGTACGCGATGGACGAACAGCTCCGATTGACTGACTTCGACAACGTGGGGTTCGTCGGCCACGACGCGACGCTCGTCCCAGCGAACTATTACCAGTTCGACGGCCCGCAGTATCGACTGTTCCGACTGGGGACCCGGACAGCGCCCGGGCGAGATCTGCGGTTCGAAGGATTCGAAATCGACCAGACGGCAGCGAATACCGGAATCCGCGTCATCAACGCCGAAGTCGAGGACGGACTGCTCGTCCGGGACGTCGTCGTCAACGGTATCCACGACGCGGGAACGTGGGGGCCGGGACTTTTCAATATCGTCGACCCCGACGGGGAGGGACACGTCGACTGCTTCAAGGCGCCCGACGGCGGCGTCCACGTGGACTCGACGCCGAACGAAGGCAATATGTGGAAGGGGCCGACCGGAATCCACGTCAACGAATACCACGATGGAACGCTTATCTTCGAAAACTGCGAACTCGGTGGCTTCCCGGGCAACGGGCTTTACGGGTTCACCGAGAACGGACAGATCGGTATCGACGGCGGCCACTTCGAAAACAGCGGTACCGCGTCGATTCGCCTCAGCGGCTCGCGCGGCGCTATCAGAAACGCGTCGATCACCGTTGACGACAACCCCGACGACGCGTCGGGCCAGCACGCGATTCGAATCGACGACGGAGAGACGTTCCACATCGAGAACGTCACCATCGACGCTCCGGAACCGAACGGCGAGGCGATTCGGGTCATGAGCGATGTCGAAGACGTTACGATCGAAGACACAGACGTCAGCGTCGGCGAAGGCGGAAGTTCGGCCATTCGACTCGATTCGGGGTCGGGGACTGCGACCTTCTCGGACGTCGACGTCGACATCGACGGCAGCGCCTACGCGTTCAGAATACTCGGGGACGATCCCGGAGCCGTCACGCTCAAGGACGTCTCGGTCACGGGCGATGCCAGCGGGATCCCGATTCGTCACGCGATCCTCTGTGAGCGCGATGACGTGACCTTCCAGGGACTCACGCTCGAGCAAACAGGAAGCGACGAACGGGGAGGACTCTATCTCAGTGGGGACGACTACCGCATCGCAGACAGTAACCTCGAGACTGCGAACACGGCGATCGCCATTACCGGTGCGAGCGACGTCACGATCGAGGATACGGTCGCCCGGTCGTCAGAGAGCAACTCCGTGCACATATACGCCGACTCGGGATCCGTCTCGCTTGAAGACAACTCCTTCCCGGATGGCGTTCGAGACGATCGGTGA
- a CDS encoding glycosyltransferase family 2 protein: MTRVSVIIPTYNRAETLPRAIDSALEQTVEDLEVVVVDDGSTDDTSAVLAAYDDPRVRPVVHATNQGANAARNTGIDHANGEYVAFLDSDDTWLPAKLERQLGALEGRSSEWVGVYCDSRFELSGTDGRLRTTAASVLATRDETPTLEGDDELIGEILADNVQPGAGSTLLVRTTVADEVGGFSEELDRFQDPEFCISVLKQGKLAYVDEPLVVREETGHPPASVVHAASDQYLEMHEETVDRYEDRGFEIRASHDLIVAKRYFADGKPLRGLWHLRTASASPRNYPGLCWAAGAGLRRNPLPVVTTVLGGLVLAAVAGRTLRSRRRLE; the protein is encoded by the coding sequence ATGACACGCGTCAGCGTCATTATTCCGACGTACAATCGAGCCGAAACGCTTCCCCGTGCGATCGATAGCGCGCTCGAGCAGACGGTCGAGGATCTCGAGGTCGTCGTCGTCGACGACGGCTCGACCGACGATACGAGCGCCGTGCTCGCGGCGTACGACGACCCGCGAGTTCGGCCGGTCGTTCACGCGACGAATCAGGGTGCCAACGCGGCCCGAAACACCGGTATCGACCACGCGAACGGCGAGTACGTCGCCTTTCTCGACTCGGACGATACGTGGCTCCCGGCGAAACTCGAGCGACAGCTGGGGGCGCTCGAGGGCCGCTCGAGCGAGTGGGTCGGCGTCTACTGCGATTCGCGGTTCGAGCTCTCCGGGACGGACGGGCGACTGCGAACGACCGCGGCGAGCGTGCTCGCCACCCGCGACGAGACGCCGACGCTGGAGGGAGACGACGAACTGATCGGCGAAATCCTCGCCGATAACGTCCAGCCGGGTGCGGGGTCGACGCTGCTCGTTCGGACCACCGTCGCGGACGAAGTCGGCGGCTTCTCCGAAGAACTCGATCGATTCCAGGATCCGGAGTTTTGCATCAGCGTCCTCAAGCAGGGCAAACTCGCCTACGTCGACGAGCCGCTGGTCGTCCGCGAAGAGACCGGTCATCCGCCGGCTTCCGTCGTCCACGCGGCCAGCGATCAGTACCTCGAGATGCACGAGGAAACGGTCGACCGATACGAAGATCGGGGATTCGAGATCCGCGCGAGCCACGACCTCATCGTCGCGAAACGCTACTTCGCGGACGGGAAGCCGCTTCGAGGGCTTTGGCATCTTCGCACGGCGTCGGCCTCGCCGCGCAACTACCCGGGGCTGTGCTGGGCCGCCGGAGCGGGCCTTCGGCGCAATCCGCTCCCGGTCGTCACGACGGTGCTCGGCGGACTCGTCCTCGCGGCGGTCGCCGGTCGGACGCTTCGCTCGCGACGACGTCTCGAGTGA
- a CDS encoding DUF7344 domain-containing protein, whose amino-acid sequence MKSTYISSEEQGERDEDIEGDAQAETDTVTSADESFPKDEIFHLLQNERRRLVLEYLRQTEGPVRMRDVAEQVAAWEHETTVEELTSTQRQRVYIPLYQSHLSKLDKAGIIDYQQNRGIVERKPLADTVDRYLQVDPTTDEQSDEEEAESNWDDSYLGATVLCYVLLLGAVFELPVVSIISGIGLSALILLTFTLLTVRRIFE is encoded by the coding sequence ATGAAGTCGACATATATCAGTTCGGAAGAACAGGGGGAACGGGACGAAGACATCGAGGGTGACGCTCAGGCGGAGACCGATACCGTCACGAGCGCCGACGAGTCGTTCCCGAAGGACGAAATATTCCATCTACTGCAAAACGAACGCAGACGTCTCGTACTCGAGTATCTGCGCCAAACTGAGGGGCCCGTACGTATGCGAGACGTTGCAGAGCAGGTCGCGGCGTGGGAACACGAGACCACCGTCGAAGAGCTGACGTCGACCCAGCGCCAGCGCGTCTACATCCCGCTGTACCAGTCCCACCTCTCGAAACTCGATAAGGCGGGAATAATCGACTATCAACAGAACCGCGGAATCGTCGAGCGCAAACCGCTAGCAGACACCGTCGATCGCTACCTGCAGGTAGATCCGACCACGGACGAACAGAGCGACGAGGAAGAAGCGGAATCGAACTGGGACGATTCGTACCTCGGCGCGACAGTGCTCTGTTACGTGTTACTACTGGGAGCAGTGTTCGAGTTGCCGGTCGTCTCGATAATCTCTGGGATTGGGCTCAGCGCGCTCATACTACTGACGTTCACGCTGTTGACCGTGCGACGAATCTTCGAGTAA
- a CDS encoding DUF1616 domain-containing protein — protein MSDTNWWFLDLALVVAGAGAITIGLFAGISGYLRILLAIPLVVFFPGYALVAILFPDTVGDDQRSFDDDRTGLGRAVLLSGGIEPIERLILSIAFSVALVPVVPLIATVTPWGITSRPVLLGVSILTVCLTLVAIVSRYRVPPSNRFVPSNMLVLPVLTGGDHSSPYTKTNTRPYNVALALGLVLLVASAGFAVANPVQHDGFTEFSVEGSELDGEMQTMYDSTATAGEPYTVPLSITNQEHSDQTYTVVALFEQVEYGNGTENSASVTERSVLTNESISVADGETRNESLEVTPPSAGEDRRLTLLLYTGDPPANPTPENAYESLRLPIEVQ, from the coding sequence ATGAGTGATACCAACTGGTGGTTCCTCGACCTCGCACTCGTGGTCGCGGGTGCTGGAGCTATCACGATCGGACTGTTCGCGGGGATTTCGGGCTATCTGCGTATTCTACTGGCTATTCCGCTCGTCGTCTTCTTCCCCGGATACGCACTCGTCGCAATCCTGTTCCCGGATACGGTCGGCGACGATCAGCGATCGTTCGACGACGACCGAACGGGGCTCGGACGAGCGGTTCTGCTCAGCGGGGGAATTGAGCCGATTGAGCGTCTCATTCTGTCGATCGCGTTTAGCGTCGCGCTCGTCCCCGTGGTTCCCCTTATTGCGACCGTAACCCCATGGGGTATTACCTCCAGACCGGTGCTCCTCGGGGTTTCAATACTGACGGTCTGTCTCACGCTCGTGGCGATCGTCTCTCGGTACCGTGTTCCACCCTCGAATCGATTCGTTCCGTCGAACATGTTAGTCTTACCCGTGCTAACTGGTGGGGATCACTCGTCGCCGTACACGAAAACGAACACCCGGCCGTACAACGTCGCCCTCGCGCTGGGGCTGGTCCTGCTGGTCGCAAGTGCCGGGTTCGCGGTCGCGAATCCGGTCCAACACGACGGCTTCACCGAGTTTTCCGTCGAAGGATCGGAGCTAGACGGTGAGATGCAGACGATGTACGATTCGACGGCGACCGCCGGCGAACCGTACACCGTTCCGCTCTCGATCACGAACCAGGAACACAGCGATCAGACCTACACCGTAGTCGCGCTCTTCGAACAGGTCGAGTACGGCAACGGGACCGAGAACTCGGCGTCGGTCACGGAGCGGTCGGTCCTCACCAACGAGTCGATCAGCGTCGCCGACGGCGAAACCCGAAACGAATCGCTCGAGGTCACGCCGCCGTCGGCGGGTGAGGACCGGCGGCTCACCCTCCTGTTGTACACCGGCGACCCGCCGGCGAACCCGACTCCCGAAAACGCGTACGAATCCCTCCGGCTTCCGATCGAAGTGCAATAA